The following are from one region of the Ignavibacteriota bacterium genome:
- a CDS encoding T9SS type A sorting domain-containing protein, translated as MKSKILFSFFLLLLISVSIFGQAKPQISFENLMISAEQDFSLISKARTLAESNDLPHTIYLPEGIFIEAKGTENNKVVYSIINDLLHPFNNGEVAFWEEIVQRYDLRSARIHWSNKPTQNPNLGFSKPVGFDPELTPRFIMVMESTNDACMTFRYDDGALLDSVFIPSDNPNLSTPIEPLLTPQGKILVSDQLTDNIVEFDTLGAFVRILFGGNTAVLDNCRGIELHPSDTMVVAAIAGGANQDAIAQFSLSTGSYLGNFIAPNSTQMDGPWDIIFRQADCLVTGQASNDVTRYDLNGNYLGVFVPTIAFPEQINKTLTTNIIVGNFSSPSGLYIYDENGTQLNYFNAVTGLRGCIQLGNGNYLVTNGTSVVVLDQTTGAVVATPVSGISGRSAHEFETSTPANTFQLSVDVANGWNLVSIPGNHPDGNTPDNWWPFRDPSANVFKYNNGYQAVDTLYPGIAYWMKHSGSRTYNTGDEWPAGGIITVPHLPLEGSAGWNGIGGYELVVTAGNVLTNPPGLQSGPIYKYSGGYSVAMTLDPGYGYWIKLTAAGQIIIPETLAKDGKPVEYFPENWGRIVITDAAGVSYTLYAVNGQVDLSQYELPPAPPAGMYDFRYSSGRIAEDLSSSVKTIEMSGVVYPLTVRVEGMDIRLMDQTGKTLNQNLKSGEEIVISDATIQKLMVSSQLVPTVYSLEQNYPNPFNPSTMIEFSLPEMANVKLSIYNALGEKVAELVNTSLQAGKYQYNWNVLQSGIATGMYIYELRTDNFVSVKKMLLLK; from the coding sequence ATGAAATCTAAGATTCTTTTTTCGTTTTTTCTTTTGCTCCTGATATCAGTTTCAATTTTTGGGCAAGCAAAACCTCAAATTAGTTTTGAAAACCTGATGATATCAGCAGAGCAGGATTTCAGTCTAATCAGTAAAGCTCGCACATTAGCTGAATCAAATGATCTTCCGCACACGATTTACTTACCGGAAGGTATTTTCATCGAAGCTAAAGGGACGGAAAATAACAAAGTTGTTTATTCAATAATAAATGATCTTCTGCATCCTTTTAATAACGGTGAGGTTGCTTTCTGGGAAGAAATAGTGCAAAGGTATGATCTGCGAAGTGCCAGGATACACTGGTCGAACAAACCGACACAGAATCCTAATTTAGGCTTTAGTAAGCCTGTCGGTTTTGATCCTGAGCTCACACCAAGATTTATAATGGTGATGGAATCGACTAACGATGCGTGTATGACTTTCCGTTATGATGATGGCGCTTTACTAGATAGTGTATTTATTCCCAGCGATAATCCAAACTTGAGTACACCTATTGAACCACTACTAACTCCACAGGGAAAAATTCTTGTTTCGGATCAGTTAACAGATAATATCGTTGAGTTCGATACACTTGGTGCATTTGTAAGAATTCTGTTTGGTGGAAACACAGCAGTACTCGATAATTGCCGTGGAATAGAACTACATCCGAGTGATACTATGGTTGTTGCCGCTATTGCTGGCGGGGCCAATCAGGATGCGATTGCACAATTTAGTCTATCTACAGGAAGTTATCTCGGTAATTTTATAGCTCCGAACTCTACACAAATGGATGGACCATGGGATATAATTTTCAGACAAGCAGATTGTTTAGTCACAGGTCAGGCAAGTAATGATGTTACAAGATACGATTTGAATGGAAATTACCTGGGTGTATTTGTTCCAACAATTGCTTTTCCAGAGCAAATAAATAAAACACTTACAACTAATATCATTGTAGGAAATTTTAGTTCTCCAAGTGGTTTGTATATATATGATGAAAATGGAACTCAGCTTAACTACTTTAATGCAGTAACTGGGCTACGCGGATGTATTCAACTTGGTAATGGAAACTATCTTGTAACAAACGGAACAAGTGTTGTTGTACTTGATCAGACAACTGGTGCTGTAGTGGCAACTCCAGTCTCTGGTATTTCCGGTCGTTCTGCTCATGAGTTTGAAACATCCACTCCTGCAAATACTTTCCAGTTATCTGTGGATGTAGCCAACGGTTGGAATTTAGTTTCAATTCCTGGCAATCATCCTGATGGAAATACACCTGATAATTGGTGGCCCTTTAGAGATCCTTCAGCAAATGTTTTCAAGTATAACAATGGTTATCAGGCAGTCGATACTTTGTACCCAGGAATAGCTTACTGGATGAAACATTCAGGATCCAGAACATATAATACCGGTGACGAGTGGCCGGCAGGTGGAATAATTACTGTACCTCATCTCCCATTAGAAGGTTCAGCAGGTTGGAATGGGATTGGCGGATATGAATTAGTTGTAACAGCAGGCAACGTATTAACAAATCCACCGGGATTACAGAGTGGACCGATCTACAAATATTCCGGAGGATATTCAGTAGCAATGACACTAGATCCAGGATATGGATACTGGATAAAACTAACAGCAGCAGGACAGATAATAATACCTGAAACACTGGCAAAGGATGGTAAACCAGTAGAATACTTCCCTGAGAACTGGGGAAGAATAGTGATAACCGATGCAGCAGGAGTAAGTTACACATTGTATGCAGTAAATGGACAGGTTGACTTAAGTCAATATGAATTACCACCAGCACCACCAGCAGGAATGTATGACTTCAGATACTCGAGTGGAAGAATAGCCGAAGACCTGAGCAGTTCAGTAAAGACAATCGAGATGAGCGGAGTAGTATATCCATTGACAGTAAGAGTAGAAGGAATGGATATCAGGTTGATGGATCAGACAGGAAAGACACTAAATCAAAACCTTAAATCAGGCGAAGAAATAGTAATCAGTGATGCAACGATCCAGAAGCTGATGGTATCGAGCCAATTGGTACCAACAGTATATTCACTTGAACAGAACTATCCAAATCCATTCAACCCAAGCACGATGATCGAGTTCTCATTGCCGGAGATGGCAAATGTAAAACTAAGTATCTACAATGCATTGGGAGAAAAGGTAGCAGAACTGGTTAATACTTCATTGCAAGCCGGAAAATATCAATACAACTGGAATGTCCTGCAAAGTGGGATAGCAACAGGAATGTATATCTATGAATTAAGAACAGATAATTTTGTATCAGTGAAGAAGATGTTGTTGTTGAAATAA
- a CDS encoding T9SS type A sorting domain-containing protein, with protein MIEFSLPEDVASVKLSIYNALGEKVAELVNTSLTAGKYQYQWNARDVATGMYIYELRTDNFVEVKKMLLVR; from the coding sequence ATGATCGAGTTCTCATTGCCGGAAGATGTGGCAAGTGTAAAACTCAGTATTTACAATGCATTGGGCGAAAAGGTAGCAGAACTGGTTAACACATCGTTGACAGCTGGTAAATATCAGTATCAATGGAACGCAAGAGATGTCGCAACCGGAATGTATATCTATGAATTGAGAACAGATAATTTTGTTGAAGTAAAGAAAATGCTTTTAGTAAGATAG
- a CDS encoding M28 family peptidase, which produces MKQKIFFFLLSIIISSNLFPQSPVVQQILNAARQDSLVYFARELSGNVPTIINGTTQTIVSRHKNQPGNSLAETYIKQKLQSYGLTTTIQSFSTTGKNVYAVQPGTEFPNQKFMICAHYDDMPSGTTAPGADDNASGTAAVIEAARIFSQHDFPFTIIYALWDEEEQGLIGSEYYATQAQNAGDSILGVINMDMISYDGNSDGNADVHNSSVANTSELKDKMLEVNLLYGINLDLDVVPAEPYSDHQSFLDHGYGAILLIEDDNDFHPYYHTVNDLVQYYNQPYYFKMAKLSYATLASLALNLNLNIIHTPIASTSLSGPITTTAFISTGLNIGAGNLSPRLYYRTKISGGTFGPFTAITGVPTESGTYSFTTFSISLGTIVQYYLAAQDANSSVVKTLPTGGSGFNPPGSTPPPKFFQFYVASQEVALYDEANNINNWTSTSGWNITSTKFVSPPTSFTDSPSGNYGNNVTSSLKYNSQINLTDVLGAALEFDTQWDIENNWDYGQIQISTNNGTTWTALTGLYTNPGVGSFQPNGEPLYDGTQLSWVHETIDISNYVNQNITIRFYFRSDGSLTKDGWYVDNIKVTVYESTTTFQLSVNVGDKWNVLSIPGNHPDGNTLDNWWPYRDPSANVFFYNNGYEVADTLKPGVGYWIKHLGARTYNTGDEWPANGIIQVPHDPINGVAGFNLIGGYNNVASVSNITTIPAGLQAGPVYTYIPNQGYIIANTLTPGFGYWIKLTGAGQIIIPESFAKESKPVEYFPENWGRIILRDAAGVSYTLYAVNGQVDLSQYELPPAPPAGMYDFRYTSGRIAEDLSNSVKTIEMSGVVYPLTVRVEGMDIRLMDQTGKTLNQNLKSGEEIVISDATIQKLMVSSQLGTNSIFT; this is translated from the coding sequence ATGAAACAAAAAATATTTTTCTTTCTTTTATCTATAATTATTTCTTCAAATCTTTTTCCGCAATCGCCGGTGGTTCAGCAAATATTGAATGCAGCGCGGCAAGATTCGTTGGTTTATTTTGCACGTGAGTTATCAGGTAATGTTCCAACAATTATAAATGGAACAACACAAACCATTGTTTCCCGACATAAGAATCAGCCAGGCAATTCTCTTGCAGAAACCTATATCAAGCAGAAGCTGCAATCTTACGGTTTAACAACAACGATTCAGTCTTTCAGTACAACCGGAAAGAATGTATATGCAGTCCAACCAGGGACAGAATTTCCAAATCAGAAGTTCATGATCTGCGCACATTACGATGATATGCCTTCAGGTACAACTGCTCCGGGTGCGGATGATAATGCCAGTGGAACCGCAGCAGTAATTGAAGCTGCAAGAATTTTCTCTCAGCATGATTTTCCTTTCACAATTATTTATGCTTTGTGGGATGAAGAAGAACAAGGATTAATCGGAAGTGAGTATTATGCAACTCAGGCTCAAAATGCAGGTGACTCAATTCTCGGTGTTATAAACATGGATATGATCAGCTATGATGGAAATAGCGATGGCAATGCTGATGTTCACAATAGTTCTGTCGCAAACACCAGTGAATTAAAAGATAAAATGCTTGAAGTGAATCTTCTCTATGGAATCAATCTTGATTTAGATGTTGTTCCTGCTGAACCTTACAGCGATCATCAATCATTTCTTGATCATGGTTATGGGGCAATTCTTCTCATTGAAGATGATAATGATTTTCATCCTTATTATCATACCGTAAATGACCTGGTTCAGTACTATAATCAACCTTATTATTTTAAAATGGCAAAGTTATCGTATGCCACACTTGCATCGCTTGCACTCAACCTGAATTTGAATATTATTCATACTCCTATTGCTTCAACTTCTCTATCAGGTCCGATAACAACTACAGCATTTATTTCTACCGGATTGAATATTGGAGCGGGAAATCTTTCTCCAAGACTTTATTACAGAACGAAAATTAGTGGTGGCACATTTGGTCCTTTTACTGCTATCACAGGTGTTCCAACTGAGAGTGGAACTTATAGTTTTACTACTTTCTCAATTTCGCTTGGAACAATAGTTCAATACTATCTCGCAGCACAGGATGCAAATTCAAGTGTCGTAAAAACGCTTCCAACTGGTGGAAGCGGGTTTAATCCACCTGGAAGTACACCGCCGCCAAAATTTTTCCAGTTCTACGTAGCTTCACAAGAAGTTGCATTGTATGATGAAGCTAATAATATTAATAATTGGACTTCGACAAGTGGCTGGAATATCACATCCACAAAATTTGTATCTCCTCCAACTTCATTTACAGATTCACCTTCAGGAAATTATGGAAACAATGTTACATCGTCACTGAAATATAATAGTCAAATCAACCTGACTGATGTGCTTGGAGCTGCACTTGAATTTGATACTCAATGGGATATTGAAAATAATTGGGACTATGGACAGATTCAAATTTCAACTAATAATGGAACAACATGGACTGCATTAACCGGTTTGTACACTAATCCGGGTGTCGGAAGTTTTCAACCAAACGGTGAACCTCTGTACGATGGAACACAACTAAGCTGGGTTCATGAAACAATTGATATTTCAAACTATGTAAATCAAAACATAACTATAAGATTTTATTTTAGAAGTGATGGGTCATTGACAAAAGATGGATGGTATGTTGATAATATTAAAGTTACTGTTTATGAATCCACAACAACTTTTCAGTTGAGTGTGAATGTTGGAGACAAATGGAATGTACTTTCAATTCCCGGGAATCATCCGGATGGTAATACTCTTGATAACTGGTGGCCATACAGAGATCCAAGTGCTAATGTATTTTTCTATAATAATGGGTATGAGGTTGCAGATACTTTAAAGCCAGGTGTTGGTTACTGGATCAAACACCTTGGTGCAAGAACGTATAACACCGGAGATGAATGGCCTGCAAATGGAATCATTCAGGTTCCGCATGATCCAATAAACGGAGTTGCAGGATTTAACCTGATTGGTGGTTATAATAATGTTGCAAGTGTATCAAATATAACAACCATTCCAGCAGGACTACAAGCCGGCCCTGTTTATACGTACATCCCGAATCAAGGATATATTATAGCCAATACTTTAACTCCGGGATTTGGTTACTGGATAAAGTTGACAGGCGCAGGACAGATAATCATACCTGAGTCATTTGCAAAAGAGAGCAAGCCAGTAGAATACTTCCCTGAGAACTGGGGACGAATAATACTGAGGGATGCAGCAGGAGTAAGCTACACACTGTATGCAGTGAATGGACAGGTTGACTTAAGTCAGTATGAATTACCACCAGCACCACCAGCAGGAATGTATGACTTCAGATACACGAGTGGAAGAATAGCCGAAGACCTGAGCAACTCAGTGAAAACAATTGAGATGAGCGGAGTAGTATATCCATTGACAGTAAGAGTAGAAGGAATGGATATCAGGTTGATGGATCAGACAGGAAAGACACTAAATCAAAACCTTAAATCAGGCGAAGAAATAGTAATCAGTGATGCAACGATCCAGAAGCTGATGGTATCGAGCCAATTGGGTACCAACAGTATATTCACTTGA
- a CDS encoding T9SS type A sorting domain-containing protein, which yields MPKHILYIFLMVIFFAVSGILFAQQCEVSVANISFESTNSLTFDVFVKNTSLSGINYSHGSYAWNYDPAFLNGGTAAFSLVPGFSDFAAGAYPPSALITSPNILRTSSNLPGSNGTILPDQTLRLYRFRLQTSAASFASENFSISWKSSTVPYTRVFSWDSGTGLPIEITNLEYSVMTLFWEENFDYAVGGLVSGSGGNWVSYSGSTGSLVQVSSGSLSYSGYQSSGLFNKIDILYLTTSGEDVYRQFPAQGEGTVTYSAFLLNLANTTGLAANSSTTGDYFISYLPGTSTSALNSRISIKTGTVANTFQIGLRTSSSNAAAVWHPVDLNPGTTYLIAMSYEVITGTANDVASVWINPPVDGTQPTPDLTQIAGVDLAEVARFVVRQGSSGTPNASIDGIRVATTWTEIFPPSGTPFISVTPSSLSGFSYSQGGGPSTSQSYSLSGSNLTPASGNISVTGSTNYEVSLNNTTFSGSVNVPYSGGSLSSTPVYVRLKAGLTGGTYNGEEITNTGGGATSQVVTCNGFVIKPEPTNHVTNFAGVNGTPSYYYIILNWIDATGGTTPDGYLIKGSSFAFDSIAAPVDGVPETNSLFIQNVVQGIQTKTFGFNSATTYYFKIFPYTNSDAIINYKTNGVVPQFSIATTNAPSLPLTENFEYVTGSFLTDNGWLAHSGSGTNPISIQATPLTYSGYVNSGLGKSISMNSTGEDDNRAFNSVTAGSLYASFMVNFSSAQTAGDYFFHLGPENTTSLYFAKIFVKKNAGDSLAIGVAKRNNGDVVYTSFSYALNTTYLIAVKYSFNSATNTDDEVKLWINPVLDGIEPSATISQTDLGEDALSLGMMALRQGSSSNAATLTLGGIRVANSWIPSSGSSTFQLSINLLNGWNMVSVPGTNPDGMGVANWWPGRVGDVYKYNAGYQTITTATPGVGYWMKNNGAQTYNTGDEWPAGGLQVVAHTPLTGAIGWNMIGGYEIAATASLVTTVPAGLQSGPIYKYAGGYSAAATIDPGFGYWIKLTGAGQIIIPESFAKDSKPVEYFPENWGRIVITDAAGVSYTLYAVNGQVDLSQYELPPAPPTGMYDFRYSSGRIAEDLSSSVKTIEMSGVVYPLTVSVEGMDIRLMDESGKKLNANLKDGESIEISESTIEKLMVSGELLPTVYSLEQNYPNPFNPSTMIEFSLPEMANVKLSIYNALGEKVAELVNTSLQAGKYQYNWNASGVATGMYIYELRTDNFVSVKKMLLLK from the coding sequence ATGCCTAAACATATTCTTTATATTTTTCTAATGGTAATATTCTTTGCAGTGAGCGGAATTCTCTTTGCTCAACAGTGCGAAGTAAGTGTTGCCAATATAAGTTTTGAGTCAACAAATTCACTAACATTTGATGTCTTTGTTAAAAACACAAGTCTCTCAGGTATTAATTATAGTCACGGCAGTTATGCCTGGAATTATGATCCTGCTTTTTTAAATGGAGGAACAGCAGCATTTTCACTTGTTCCCGGATTTAGTGATTTTGCAGCCGGTGCATATCCACCTTCTGCTTTAATTACAAGTCCGAATATCTTGAGAACATCATCTAATCTTCCGGGATCTAACGGAACAATTCTACCGGATCAAACCTTACGGCTTTATAGATTCAGATTACAAACTTCGGCAGCTTCATTTGCTTCTGAAAATTTTAGTATAAGTTGGAAGAGTTCAACAGTTCCTTATACAAGAGTTTTCAGTTGGGATAGCGGGACTGGTCTCCCTATCGAAATAACCAATCTTGAATATTCAGTGATGACTTTATTCTGGGAAGAAAATTTTGATTATGCGGTTGGTGGATTGGTCTCTGGTAGCGGAGGTAATTGGGTTAGTTATTCAGGCTCAACCGGTTCATTAGTTCAGGTATCGAGCGGTAGTCTATCATATTCTGGCTATCAGTCATCAGGACTATTTAATAAAATAGATATATTATATCTAACCACATCCGGTGAAGATGTTTACAGACAATTTCCTGCTCAAGGAGAAGGTACCGTTACTTATTCTGCGTTTTTATTAAATCTTGCGAATACGACTGGACTGGCTGCAAATTCAAGTACAACTGGTGATTATTTTATCTCTTATTTACCGGGTACAAGTACGAGCGCACTAAATTCGAGAATTTCCATCAAAACTGGAACCGTAGCTAATACTTTTCAAATTGGCTTGCGAACCAGCTCATCAAATGCAGCCGCAGTCTGGCATCCGGTTGATTTGAATCCTGGAACTACATATTTAATCGCTATGAGTTATGAAGTAATTACTGGAACCGCGAATGATGTGGCTTCTGTTTGGATAAATCCTCCAGTGGATGGAACACAACCAACTCCTGATTTGACACAGATTGCTGGTGTTGATTTAGCAGAAGTTGCGCGATTCGTTGTACGGCAAGGATCGAGCGGAACACCAAATGCATCCATTGATGGTATTAGAGTAGCAACCACTTGGACTGAAATATTTCCACCTTCAGGAACCCCATTTATAAGTGTAACTCCATCTTCGTTATCAGGCTTTTCATATTCTCAGGGCGGTGGACCATCAACATCTCAAAGTTATAGTTTAAGCGGAAGTAATCTTACTCCTGCATCAGGTAATATTTCAGTAACTGGTTCAACGAATTATGAAGTATCATTAAATAATACAACATTCTCCGGAAGTGTCAATGTGCCTTATTCCGGCGGATCTCTTTCATCAACTCCTGTTTATGTAAGATTGAAAGCTGGATTAACAGGTGGAACTTATAATGGTGAAGAAATAACAAATACAGGTGGCGGTGCGACTTCGCAGGTTGTTACTTGTAATGGTTTTGTTATAAAACCGGAACCAACAAACCACGTTACAAATTTTGCAGGAGTAAATGGCACACCTTCATATTATTATATAATTTTAAACTGGATTGATGCTACCGGTGGAACGACTCCGGATGGATATTTAATTAAAGGAAGTTCTTTTGCATTTGATTCAATTGCTGCACCGGTGGATGGTGTACCGGAGACGAATTCTCTTTTTATTCAAAATGTCGTACAGGGAATTCAAACTAAAACATTCGGTTTTAATTCTGCAACAACATATTATTTCAAAATTTTTCCTTATACAAATTCTGATGCAATCATTAACTACAAAACCAATGGTGTTGTACCTCAATTCAGTATAGCAACAACAAATGCGCCTTCATTACCATTGACTGAAAATTTTGAATATGTAACCGGATCATTTCTTACTGATAACGGATGGCTTGCACACAGTGGTAGCGGTACTAACCCGATTTCAATTCAAGCAACTCCATTGACTTATTCTGGTTATGTTAATTCAGGATTAGGTAAATCAATCTCTATGAATTCAACCGGTGAAGATGATAACAGAGCTTTTAATTCTGTTACTGCTGGAAGTTTATATGCTTCATTTATGGTGAACTTCAGTTCAGCTCAAACCGCTGGCGATTATTTCTTTCATCTTGGACCTGAAAATACAACCTCATTATACTTTGCGAAAATTTTTGTAAAAAAGAATGCAGGTGATAGCCTTGCAATTGGAGTAGCAAAAAGAAATAATGGTGATGTTGTTTACACATCTTTTAGCTATGCTTTAAATACGACTTATTTAATTGCAGTTAAGTACTCATTTAATTCCGCTACCAACACAGACGATGAAGTCAAATTATGGATCAATCCGGTTTTGGATGGAATTGAACCAAGTGCTACAATATCTCAGACAGATTTAGGTGAGGATGCTCTTAGTTTAGGAATGATGGCTTTACGACAAGGAAGTTCAAGCAATGCTGCAACTTTAACACTTGGGGGAATACGTGTTGCAAATTCTTGGATACCTTCCTCTGGCTCCTCAACCTTCCAGCTATCAATAAACTTATTAAATGGTTGGAATATGGTATCCGTACCGGGAACAAATCCTGATGGAATGGGAGTAGCAAATTGGTGGCCAGGAAGAGTTGGAGACGTTTATAAATATAATGCTGGCTATCAAACAATAACTACAGCAACACCTGGAGTAGGATACTGGATGAAAAATAACGGAGCTCAGACTTATAATACAGGAGATGAATGGCCAGCAGGTGGATTGCAAGTAGTTGCACACACACCATTAACAGGAGCTATTGGCTGGAATATGATTGGTGGCTATGAGATAGCAGCAACAGCATCATTAGTAACAACAGTTCCAGCAGGACTACAGAGTGGACCGATCTATAAATATGCAGGTGGATATTCAGCAGCAGCAACAATAGATCCTGGATTTGGTTACTGGATAAAGTTGACAGGTGCAGGACAGATAATAATACCTGAGTCATTTGCTAAAGACAGCAAACCAGTAGAATACTTCCCTGAGAATTGGGGAAGAATAGTGATAACAGATGCAGCAGGAGTGAGCTACACACTGTATGCAGTAAATGGACAGGTTGACTTAAGTCAGTATGAATTACCACCAGCACCACCAACAGGAATGTATGACTTCAGATACTCGAGCGGAAGAATAGCCGAAGACCTGAGCAGCTCAGTGAAGACAATTGAGATGAGTGGAGTAGTATATCCATTAACAGTAAGCGTAGAAGGAATGGATATCAGGTTGATGGATGAGAGCGGCAAGAAACTGAATGCAAATCTGAAGGATGGAGAATCAATAGAAATCAGTGAATCAACGATAGAGAAACTGATGGTATCGGGAGAACTGTTACCAACAGTATATTCACTTGAACAGAACTATCCGAATCCATTCAACCCAAGCACGATGATCGAGTTCTCATTGCCGGAGATGGCAAATGTAAAACTAAGTATCTACAATGCATTGGGAGAAAAGGTAGCAGAACTTGTAAACACATCACTGCAGGCTGGAAAATATCAATACAACTGGAATGCAAGTGGAGTGGCAACAGGAATGTATATCTATGAATTAAGGACAGATAATTTTGTATCAGTGAAGAAGATGCTGCTTCTAAAATAA